Genomic DNA from Gimesia aquarii:
GACGATTTTCAAATCACGCTCGCACCAATCGGCAAGTAAGGTCACACCATCTTTCAGCCGCCGAGATAAACGATCCAGCTTCCAGCAGACAACTGTTTTGATCTGCCCATTAAAGATGTCGGCTTGTAGTCGCTCGAACTCGGGACGCTTGAGAGTCTTACCCGACTCTTTGTCGATGTACCATGTAACTTGGCTTTCATCGTAGCCGTTGGCCTTGAGCCACTTGTTGATTTCGGCGACTTGGCTGTCGGCTTTCTGACGAGCCGTACTCACTCGGCAATATGCAGCGATCATGGGAAGTCCTTTGGTCTCATTGGGTACGACAATAAGGTTACAGCCATTTCGTCGTTATTTTGGGGACGAGAAAACGCCTGAAACACAGAGTTTCAAGACGGAAGATTCGTGGGAATCCTATTTGTCACCATTCTGGATGATGGCTTTCTTGGTTTGATATTCTTTCCGGTGTCCGAAGTGAGGCTCTCATCCTTGAAAGCCTCACCATCTACTATTCAGGAGAAAAGCCAAAGTAATAGCGAGGAGAATGTTGCAGCATGACGCTCCCCTTTACGCCATCACATTTTCTCTGCACGATGCAGAAAGGGGAACAGAATCCCAAGACAGTGAATTCTTCTTGAAGGGAGGTCGTGTCCCACACTTCGCCATGCTTCGATTCCAAATACTCCCGGCTCCCTTCAACGGAATTGATTGCTGTTGTCATCAAACGGCGAGTTATTTCTCTTGGGTCAGACATGTGTATTCCTTTCGGTGAGCAAGTTGTTGTTTCCACAGTCGTTTGTCGGTGTCCTACTTACCGCTCACTGGCATTTTGCTGCACGACGAACACGACGTTTCTCTGCTACACGCTGATGATGTAGGAGAACTTGCTCCCGCCACTCTGCGTTGCCGCCGTATTGTTCAAAAGGCACCATTGCCAAATACTTCAAAGGACAGGAGAAGAAGTAAGGACCACATAATTCCTCAAGATCCTTGTAACCCCATCCATCGCCGTTTTGATGTCTCAATAGGTCGCACTGAATCCAACGCTCTTTGGGACTGGATTCAGCGTCATCTTTGGTGAAAGTGCGTTCCCAAACACTCCAAAGGACTCCTGAAAAACTGCCACCCCGATAGCAATGAGCGAGGCACGTGCTCGTGACGACAAGGCCGTCAAGATTCGTCCGCTCCCAACCTTCGGTTCGTTCCTCGATCAATCCTTTGCGAGTGCTGCCGCATTTGAAAAGCCATCCCATGTTTTTCTCCCGTGAAGAATATTATTGATTTACAACTGGCTTTCCGGTGTCCTGTTTTGGGGCAATCAATATTCTTCCGGCAGGAGTAGCGTGGTTGCAGATCGATGACCGTTACCGTCTTCGGCTTCTGTAATGATCCAGATTTTGACGCCTTTCGAAGTCTTGAAGGCTGATAGAATTCGGCTTCCGTCCTTTACTGCATCGCCATTGAGTTCATGGTCTTCATTGCATAGTTCGCCCTGTTCAAGCTGGAAATGACGTTTGAGAAACTCATTCGGTGACTGGCTACTCGCTTCTAGAGCCTCCAATGCACCCGGAGTAGCGACAACTGTTCCCAACTCAAATTTTGGACTGGTCGTTTTGCTGTTTTGACTGGTCATGCTTTTCCCTTCAGATTGAGGCGACTTTTGATTTGCCCTGCTTCCCGGTGTCCTACCAGTCCTACCCATCGAGACGTTTTGCATTTCGTCTGGCTGGGTACTTGGGAATGACCGTTTCAGAAATGTTATTGAAAATGTCGGCCAGAGAGTTTGCTGAAAGGATGGCGTTCTCTGGTGTTGAACCATTGGTGATGAATAGTGAAGGGCTGGAATGCTTTACTCAGTGCAGGCCAATGTGTAGAAGGGAAAGCATTTGAGGCAGAGGTGTTTTATGCTTTTGAACAAGCAGCTTTCGGTTAAAGGGCAGCACAAGGCGTTTAGAGCGGGGATGAAGGCTAAAATCGAGTAAGAGTCTTATTGCAGTAAGTTGTGATGGATTGCCCAAGACTCAAGATACTTGTGAGCATGAGGGGAGCTTTTCTCATAAGCCACATCGAACAATTCTTTAGCCCGAACTTTGTCCAACAATGCGACTGAGATCATCGACGCCATAATTGTATTTCCCGTTCGTTCTGCTTCATCACGGGCAGCGTTCAAATTACTGATACGGAGAATCCATCCTTCACCGTATGAATCCCAAGCTTCAGCAACTTCACTGGCTAAGTGGTCGATGTCTGACAATGGAGTTGCTACCCACCAGTAATCATCGTGTTGTGGCATTAAAAAGCCGATACGTTGCCGAAGCGTGCAATGATACTCTTTAGGCAAACCATTAAGCGGCGGTTCTTGTGAGATTTCCCGAACCAATGGAAAAAACACTCCGAGGTTGATTGTGAACTTCGACAACTCAGCCGTGTTCCCTTGGCTTGATTGAACATTCACCACTTGAATCACATCATCAGATTCGTGATAAAAAGTTCGCCCTCTCTTCTTGTAGCCAGCAGCCTTCAAGAGTGGATGAAGACCACGTTTCACAATTTCATCAACAATTTTGTGTGCAGGAACTTGCGACATTTTATCGTCCAGAAAGTTATTGAATAAAACCAATGATGATGACTATATGATACAGTAACACAAGCTGGTTTAGGAATTCAATTTACAACCATCTTTCAAGCCATGCTCTTTAGCGAGAAAGTTTCAATCGCCATGAATACATAATTTCATGGCACTCATCGGCAACCTGACAGTCAGTACAAAAGTCGGGACATCAGCCGCTCAATTTAGTTGTAAGATGAAGTTTCCTCCAGCATTGCACTTTTCGCTGTCGTCGAGTTCGGCGATGTTGTCCTGACCGAAGCTGTCGCTTCCATTCAGTTTTTCGGGGAGATTCATTTCGCATTCCTTACTTTTCCAATCCATAATTATGTTGTTGCGTTTACAGAAACGGCATTCAAGATTGCAAATCTGATCTTGATCGTGTCGATGGAGACATAGTTCCCTACACCGTAGAAAACCGGAAACGTGGAGTCCTGATGTTTCAGTGGAAACTTTCCCGGTGTCCTTACCCACCGTATTCGGCACAGAAGCGTTGAAGACAGCGATAAAAACTTGCTCTCGACTTACCTGTAGCTTCCCGCCATGCCTTCTCTTGCTCTTGCACGCTATCGGGATGTTTCTGGATCGCTATTTGCAGAATTCGCAAATCCTTCGTCTTGCTATCGAGTCGCTTTGTAGATTCATTTTTTCTCCCGAGCGTTCTCAACTGGCTCTTGATCATTGGTCGCCAATCGATGCCTTCGCCACGAGCGTACAAGAGTTTCCGCAATGAAGGACTAAGCAATCTCATCGAAAGCTGCCTATCATCCGCATTCTCTGCGATGTAATCGATCACCATCCCGCAATCTTCGGGTGTCAGATGATGGAAGCCCTTTTTCGAAATGGATCGCATCAGATCGATTACTTCTGCATTAGTAGCTGACAACTCAAAAATGTCACATCTCGACAGAACAGCTTTGAAGGCGTCATTACGACGAGGCATCACATTGGCTGCAAAGATGAATCGTGCCGTTGTTTCAAATTCAGATGGCAAGCCATCGGGCAGTTGTGAGCTTCCATACGTGACCGTTCTTGGTGATCCCCATAAACAACTTCTGAGCAATCCCAGATGAGGCATGGACGAATACATTGAGTCCACATCATCAAAGAATAATGTCTCTTCACCTCGAAATCGGAATAAGGTTGTGTACAAAGCCAAGGGCGTAATGTGCGAATTGATCAGGATCGGCTCGATGCCTTCTTCATCTAATGTCTGGAGAATCGTCCGGCTTTTACCAAGCCCGCCTTGGGCTCCGTACACAAACAAAGCATGATTATGCTTGCGAGCAACCAGCCGCACATGATGAGCAAGAAGTTGCTGTCGTTCTTCAAGAGCGTTTACGGGTTTTTCAAACGTGGAATTCTGGAAAGGTGAAGGCTGGTCGTTATTATCGTTCGGCATGTTCATTTCAAATTCTCCGTAGCGAAGTTGATTGTGTCTTGTTGTTTCTCTTGCCGGTGTCCTATTTCACTATTTCAGAAGAGAAAAGAGACCAAGCGGATCGCTGTTAATGATCATTGGGGACTCCGAGACTTTGCAGTAGCAGTGGAGTGCCGTTGCTCGCTGGCCAGCCCGAGACAACGGTTCCGTTCTGCTTGCTTTGGCGTCAAAGCCGAAGCACCTTCGTGACCACCATCAGCGATCCAACTTGGTTGTTTCGATCAGGACGAATGGCTTGCCGGTGTCCTGTTGTGATCAAGCCGGGAGTAACTGTGACTCAACCGGCGACTGATGGAATGACAGCAGGTAGTCAGTTACTTTGGACGCCTGCGTACTAGCCTTGAAAATGAACGAAGGATCGTTCTTTAGAGCCTTCAACCAGTTGGAGATATATGCAGCGTGATTTTCCAATCCTTCAGTCAATGGAATGCCCAGTTCAGAACAAACAAAGCAACACGATAATTCACCAATCAGTTCGCCCATCGCATACGTATTGCCTTCTTTGCTGCGATCCCAATCGAGTCGGTCAGGATGTTCTGCCCAATGTGCCATTTCATGGAACAAAGTTTCGTAGTAGGCCGCTCTATCAAACTGATGTTTGTGCGGCATTTGGATTTCATCGATTGCAGGATCATAGAAGGCTTTGTTCCCGCCGTGCATGATGCCTGCACCAGTGTTAGCGATTAGCTCATCAGCTTCTCGAAACGACACTTCAGGATCAGTATTGTCAGAGAATCCGACTCGCAAATGATCCAGATGATCGCCTTCAACCTGATCGATATTGAAAACAGTGAACTGACGCATGACGCAATAATTGTCTTCGACCTCTTCACCCTTACGATTGGTCTTCGTCTTCGAAATCGGCTTGTAGAGAACGACTTTCGCACCCCATTTGTCCTTGGGAACACCCGATGGTCGTGCCATCACTTGTCCGCCAATTGACTGCCACTGTTTGTATGTAGCGAAGAATTTACCGTGACTCATGTGATCTCTGTTGTGCATACCGAGAAGCAGCACGTTAATCCCGTTGTAGGGTTTCTTTGTGACGGCGTTGGTTGGTCTGCCGCAGCATGGATCAGCAGACCACGGCTGTTTCCAAGGTGCGATCCCTTGTTGTAAAGATTTGATAATATCGTTAGTGATCTGCTGGCGAAGTTCTGTTTGGCTTGGCATGGCGTCGTCCTTTCACAAGTGGATGAGTTGGTTACGACGTTGTTGCCGGTGTCCTTTGTGCCGAGGAAGTGGTCTCATTTTGCAGCGAATCATCAGCCGAACTTGCGTTTGCCGGTGTCCTATTACAAATGTTGTTCGCAGATTAGTTTTCGCATGAGAATCGAGAAGAGGCCATTTGTCGCAAATGCTCAAATGAGAATTTGAACTGAATTGGGACTGGAATTGGGAACTCAATTGTATGAAGAGTGGTGCGAATAAGACTGCATTCGTAGTGTCTTACGGCTCAGTGCAGGTGAAGGGGGTGAGGCGAGTCTCATTTTTCAATGAGAATGGAGTGGGCTTATACTGCGGTGGTACCCACGGCTTCCTCCAAGAAAGATAACGGCTTCAAGAGACTCGATAATGATAATGGTGATCGCAGTGTGGATACTGTCTGCTGTTTGAGCAGGCATATCGTCGTCTCCATCGTCTAAGTTATGATTGGTACGATGAACTAGCGGGTGCCTAAATACACTTTGGGAAAATGGCAATTACAATTTTTGGAATGGACTAGCAAAGCAAGGCACCTGTTATAGAAATGCAGTGAGGAATAGGATACCATGTAGACACACTTGCACGTTCGGTTTGCTCACTTTATTACAAAAGGCTTTTATGTCCGAATCAAAAAAACATGTTCAATCTAAATTCTGGAAACAGCAATCACCGATCAATTTGGCAAAGAGTGATTCAGTCCATGTGAAGTATCCAAAGTCGTTTCTAAAGTTTGACTATCAAGATGCACCATTCACTGGTCACATCGAAGGAGAACATGGGCATGAAAATTTCGTTCTTGATAAAGTTCATTCGGGAAAGAATCTACCACTACTGAAACTGGGTGATGTGAAAGCAGAACTTGTAAAGATTCATTTGCATACGAAGTCAGAACACAATTTGGAAGGCAAGGATCTCGATGGTGAGATTCATTTGATTCACGAAATCGTTAATCCGACAGCCGGTTCTGATTTGCTGGTAGTTGGAGTGTTCTTCAAAGAAAGTAAATCTCCTATCAAATCAAATTTCTTTAGCAAGTGGGCCACTCGGACTAGCAAGGGCCCCTCTACCAAAGCTAAAGAAAAAGATGTTCAGATCGACCCTCGCAAGCTATTGCCCAAGACGAATGAGTGGTATCGTTACGAAGGTTCATTGACCTCAGAACCTTACAGCGAGATCGTCAGTTGGTTGGTTTTCGTCGATTCAATTGGTGTTGGAACTGAAGACTTCAAAAAGTTAAAAAAGAATGCTCATCAACCAGAGCGCCCAGTACAGCCGATCAATCGAAGATTCGTGATTCGCAATTTCCAGTAAAATCAACCATATATACCCACATGAACAAACCCGAACAAATCAAAGACAAACTATGACTCTATACGACTTTTGAAAATCATCCATTTCAAGTGGCGGAAGCGTATTCCAACCTCAAAGACTTCGGTGATCAAGTAATTGATGGATTGATCTGGGGACTTAATACAAAATGATTTGAACTTGAAGCTGCTAGTCCTTCAGTTATGTCAAACACCCTTACGGCAAAAACGTTGTGGTTCATTCTATCGCTGGGGGGCGTCTGTTGGGAATGGGGCGAAGCAATCTCTCGTTTCCAAGTTGGACTTCAACCCGATGACGGATGTACTCGTCCGAATGATTGCGTGCGATCTCAATGGCATGCTGCACCAGTGGCTTCAATTCATCTGGATAAGCTGACTCATCCAGATTAAGCGAAGGAATGATTCGTTGTCTGATCGAAACGTTGTAGTTGTTCACAAAGACTCGTAAGAACGTTTCCCGTTTTCGCTCCCAGACATCGTTTAGAGCCAAGAATTCTTTTCGGGACTCAGGAGTGGCGTAATCAAGGGTCAATTGCGGAACGTTGTCGGTGAACTGAATCTGCATATTCGCCCAATACAGAGCGGCAACTGCACCAGCGATCTCAACATCGTCATCTCCCTCGACGACGTTGAGAAGAAACTCGTTAACTTTACGATGCCCAAAGGACTCCACACATGGGAGGATAAATTGGCGATTGCTGTCAGGATCAACTTCGTGGATAGCAGCACGAAGCATTGTTTCGACGAAGCGTTTGGGCACCGGACAACCTCGAAAGATAGCAGCGACGAACCACTTCTCCATTGGGTCTTTAAGAGCATCAGCAAGCCATTGCCAGTCGGACTCATCGGCACGTTGCAGTTTGCAGCGTCCTACCCGAACAGCTTCGTCCTGACTTCCTGATGCGTACTGTCTGGTGAGATTTTCCCATTCATCCATTACGACACTCTCCTCTCAACTGCTCGCACGCTTCCAGCATAGCCTTCAGCGGCTCTGGATCAGCCAAGCGGTGATCTGTGCCCACTTCAATCAGCACTTCCGAGGGCAGATTGCTATTGGAAACGAGTTCTTCCGAGTCTTCAAACGGAACCACGTCGTCTTGTTTTGAATGCAGAATAACTGAATTGGATTTAATAGTCGTGGCGGTGCCCCATTTCTTCCATGCTGGGCAAAGCAAAACCATAGGGGTTTTTCCCGCATTGATATTCATTGCTACTGCACCGCCACGAGAAGAACCGACG
This window encodes:
- a CDS encoding recombinase family protein; the protein is MIAAYCRVSTARQKADSQVAEINKWLKANGYDESQVTWYIDKESGKTLKRPEFERLQADIFNGQIKTVVCWKLDRLSRRLKDGVTLLADWCERDLKIVVITQMIELNGAVGRMIAAVMLGLAEIELEYRQQRQMAGVEVAKKRGVYKGRKLGTTKAKPARAHVLRDQGLKIGEIANALGTSTRTVQRYLRM
- a CDS encoding DUF4304 domain-containing protein, with translation MSQVPAHKIVDEIVKRGLHPLLKAAGYKKRGRTFYHESDDVIQVVNVQSSQGNTAELSKFTINLGVFFPLVREISQEPPLNGLPKEYHCTLRQRIGFLMPQHDDYWWVATPLSDIDHLASEVAEAWDSYGEGWILRISNLNAARDEAERTGNTIMASMISVALLDKVRAKELFDVAYEKSSPHAHKYLESWAIHHNLLQ
- a CDS encoding ArdC family protein, which gives rise to MPSQTELRQQITNDIIKSLQQGIAPWKQPWSADPCCGRPTNAVTKKPYNGINVLLLGMHNRDHMSHGKFFATYKQWQSIGGQVMARPSGVPKDKWGAKVVLYKPISKTKTNRKGEEVEDNYCVMRQFTVFNIDQVEGDHLDHLRVGFSDNTDPEVSFREADELIANTGAGIMHGGNKAFYDPAIDEIQMPHKHQFDRAAYYETLFHEMAHWAEHPDRLDWDRSKEGNTYAMGELIGELSCCFVCSELGIPLTEGLENHAAYISNWLKALKNDPSFIFKASTQASKVTDYLLSFHQSPVESQLLPA
- a CDS encoding carbonic anhydrase family protein; translation: MSESKKHVQSKFWKQQSPINLAKSDSVHVKYPKSFLKFDYQDAPFTGHIEGEHGHENFVLDKVHSGKNLPLLKLGDVKAELVKIHLHTKSEHNLEGKDLDGEIHLIHEIVNPTAGSDLLVVGVFFKESKSPIKSNFFSKWATRTSKGPSTKAKEKDVQIDPRKLLPKTNEWYRYEGSLTSEPYSEIVSWLVFVDSIGVGTEDFKKLKKNAHQPERPVQPINRRFVIRNFQ